Within Methanoculleus horonobensis, the genomic segment CGACCGGGGCGGGAAGCACCCGGCGCGTATCCCGGAGAGATACCGCTGTGTCCACGCGAGAGCGGTCCTGACCACCTCCCGGACGTCTTCGACCCCGTTTCGCTGCGAGCCGGGGAAGCAGGCAAAACAGTCCTGGAGCCCCGCGTCCCAGAAGACCGGCTGGTTTTTGACCTCTCCGCGCCGGAGGGTGTAGTAGGTGCCCGCGACCCCTTCCATCCCGGTCAGCCTCTCGACCGCGAGGAGGTAGAGGGGGAGCTGGAGCGCTCTCCCGGCCTCGATATCCCTGAGCCGCGGGTGCGAAGACCCGGTCTTGTAGTCGGTGATCATGAACCGCCCATCGGTCAGCACGTCGACCCGGTCGACCCTGCCCCGCAGGCGGATGGTCTCCTCGCCGAGCGGGATCGCGATCGCATCAGGCGTCGATAGCGCATCGACCTCCCCCGGCACCAGCGGGAGGCCGAACGAGACCTCGAAGGCGTGCGGGACAAAGCGGGAGGCCGCGATATCGGTCTCGTGCAGGAGGAACCGCTCGAGCACCCCTTTCCCCGCCGCGGGCGACCCGAGGAGGTGCTCCTTATCCGCGACCCATGCAGGGGTCTCGAACCCGAAGCGGCCGGTCTCCTCCCGGCCGGCATCGAGGAGCTGCTGGAGGGCGCCCGCGTAGCACGCCCCGGTGACCGGGCCGTTGCCGTCACACTTCCAGCCGGAATAGAACCGGTAGGCGATCCTGTGGACGAGGCTGCCCCGCTCCTGTGCCGTCAGGTCGGGATCTGCCTCGGGCAGCGGCGCAAGACCGAGAACCCGCTCCAGGTAGAACCGGAACGGGCAGTCGGCATAGGTCTCGAGCGCCGTCGGGGAGAAGACCGCTCCGTCGCCGAACCGTCCGGCGAGCGCCGTGACGATCGCCGGATCGTCCTCGAGCATCCCGTCGTAGGGGGAGTCGTAACCGGCTCTCCGGTGGTAGTTCTCGATGTTGAGCCGGTTGACGGCCTCGCGGACGGGGAGGGAGCACGGCATCCCGACGGGGAACTCTCCCCGGGCAAGGAGGGCGCCTGCCCGCCGGGCTGCCGCGAGCCCGGAGTCGGGGAACTCATCGCTCCCCCACGCCTCCGGGGAGAATGCCTCACGAACGGCGTCCACGAACCCGGAACACACCAGCGGTGTTGCTCCGTCGGCCGCGGGGTAACTCAGGTAGACCCTGGAACGGGCGGAGAGCAGGGCAGCGGTGAAGTAGTAGCGTTCTTCCCGGAGGATATCCTCTCTCGACCGCGTCCCGAGGCGCCGGGTCTCGGCGTCGGTGGTGAACGGGAGCCGGGTGGTCAGCCGCGGCATCGCACCCTCGACGAGACCGCCGACGAAGAGATAAGGGACGGTGAGGTGCGCAACCTCCCGGACACCGATCACCTGGACGCCGCCGCTGTTCCGGCGGCTGGCTGTCCGGGTGCCGGCGGCAACCTGCTCGAGCAGGGAGGAGAACTCCATAAGGGGCATCTTCTCATCCGGCAGCAGCCGGGCGAGGCGTTCGAGCGCCGTGAGGGTGCCGGCGAATCCCCCGAGATCCCGTGCTTCCTCCTCGAGGAGAGCGGGATCGCCCTCTTCCGGCATGACCGGTGCCTGCCACCGCTCGATGAGCGAGCGGTAGGCGGCGATATGGTCGGCAATCGACTTCGTCCCTTCGAGAGCCGAGAGGTCGGCGAAGAGCGTCCCGACGATCTTTTGTGCCGACTCTATCGAGGCCGCCTTTTCGGCGAGCCGGGACTTCGCGGACTCCGGGGTGTCCGGCCGTTCTCGCTCCTCACCGGCGGCGCGGGCGAGCGCGGCGAGCCGCTTCTCCCAGGTGGCTGCTCCGGCGGTGATCCGGGCCTCCCGGGAGAGTACGTCGAGCTCGCAGCCGCAGGTGATCGGCAGATAGGGGGAGGTCGCGAGAGCGACGACGCCCTCTCGCCGGTAACCGCGGGCAGGAACCGCGGCGACGTCGAGCAGCGCCCGGACGAGCGGCGATGTGGAGAGCGGCCGGCCATCGGACGCGGCGTACGGAACCCCGAAGTCGGGGAAGACCTCCTCCACGTAAGGCAGCGCCGATGCGAAGTCGGGGAACGCGACCGCGATCTCGTCCGGCCGCACGCCGGCGGCGACCAGATCGCGGATCTCCTGCGCGATCGCCCGGACCTCATCGAGCCGGTCACGCCGTTCTGCGAGGCGGATCCAGCCGCCGCAGTCAGCAGGCTCGAACCGGGAGAAGAGGGCGGCGAGGCGTGAGCGGTGAGTGCCCGGCGCATCGCCGGAGATGACCGCATCCGGACGCAGCCACTCGCCGTCGTCGGCAAAGACCGCCGGGTTCCCGGCGTAGGGGATTGAGTAATGAAATTCTTCTGCAGACTCCCGCAGAGCAAAAAGCAGGTCGCGTTCGAGCGGCATCGGCTCGAAGAGGCCGTAGACGAAGACCGTCCGTTGAGGTCGGACGTGATGGCTGCCGCCTGCCCGCGGCATCGGCTCGAAGAGACCGTAGATATAGACCGTCCGGAACCAGCCCGTGTCGGAGAGCATCCGGACCACGCGGGCAAGGAGCGTGCCCTCGTCGGCGAGGTCGTGCTCGTCGAGGAACAGGCGGTAGGCGTCGAAGAGGCGGGCGATCTCGACGCATTTGGCGGTCGCGAGGTCGCCGAGAGCGGTCGGGTAATCGACCTTCCGCATGAGGATGACTTCAAAAAGGGTCGCGAGGTCGTCGACCGCTCCCGTGCCGGAAAGAAGCGGATACCTGCCGGAGGCAAGGAGGCGGGCGAGAATGAGCCGGGACTCGGTTCCGGAGATCAGCGTCTCCGACGTCGCATAGTCGAGAAAGACCTTCCGGGCGAATCCCGGGAGGGTCGTGACCGTGTCGGCGACGACCGGGACGCCCTCCTCTCCGAGGCGGCGGACGATCTCCCGGGCAAGGTGAGAGGTCGGGACGATGAAGACGGTGCCGAACGGGTCGCGGGTTGCGGCTTTCCGGAACTCCGCGATGAACGCGTCGAGACCTTCTCCGGGCAACTGGCGGTACAGAACGGCGGGGGACATCCGGTGATCTTCCTAGGGAGAGTTTTGGGGTGGAGGAGGGATGAGTGTTGTTATTTGGGTCTGCGAGGCGACCGGGATCGTCCGGTTTAAGTGCGGCCAGAGATAATGAACGCTCATGGATCCGAACTTCTGCCGCCGCTACGCCGGCGACGGCACGCCGCCGTCGAACCGCTACTGCCGGGTCTGCACGGAGGTCGCCTGCGACCGGCTGTGGCGGCGGGTCCAGAGTCTCGCCGCATCAAACGGGGGGAGCCCGATCCCGCTCCCGGGGACACGGGCAGTGCTCTTCCCGAACAAGAACCCGGATTTCGTCCGGCTGCAGGTCAACTGCCGGTGGGGCCTCTCGAAGGAGGACTTCCTGCACTACGTCGCCACCGGCCACGCGGGGATGGGGCGGCGGGGGCAGCGGAGCGATCCCCGCGCATCCCCGAGCTGCACCCGGCAGGAGCCCTACGTGCAGGCGATCGTCGAACTGCTTGGCGGGATGGATACTCCGGAGATACAGGCGGTGCGAGAGGTGCAGAAGGGCGGATGAGCCGGGGGTGGTTCGTTGAGAAGCAGCCGCGTTCATGAGCGATGCAATCTGCAGGGCCACCTGTATGCAATGAAACCGGATAAGGCGAGGCAACAAGGCTTTCCGTGCAGCCCAAAAAAAGCCGCCGCCAGAGCGTATTTATGATCCTGATGAAGGAGGGAAACTGATATCGGCCCCTCAAAAGCAACGAGGCACAAACCGCCACATTATATATCACAACGAAAAGAACTGTAAATCAGTGTCTTATGTCATGCGATCTCCCTGATGAAGCGCTCTTTATTCTCAATGTTTTATACAAGGGAGGCACTTTCGGACGGATGCAGGCTACCATTCCGAAAAACTGTACAAAATTTATATAAAGAAATTCACGGGACGATCCAGTCTGTCCATTGAAGATACACTTCAGATCCTGATGAAGGACGGATATGTGGCACAGATCAGGAAAAAGAAAGTGAAATACTACATAGCCGACATGAAGAGCGCCATCTTTGCCCTGAAAAGCCATGGGTATAACGTCGTTGATGGGCGATATCGTAAACTCTGACATGATGCAAAATATTTTTATCACTTGCGACAATATCAGTTATCAGTACGCGTATAGCATTCTTGATCACTGCATGAGATTATGTGAGATCTATGGCACGCCCGTTTGAAGGATTGTTTGGAAACACCTGCGAGTTGAGAATTCTCGAGTTCCTCCTGCCGCTATCCGACCTGGAATTTAACGTTACCGAACTCGCAGAAGAGGCAGGCGTTTCGCGTGTCACCGCAGGCAGGGTCGTGAAAAAATTTGTTGCATGGGGCCTCCTGAACGTGGGTGCTGGAAAGGTCCCTCTCTACTCGATTAATACGGATTCTTCGATTGTGCGGCGCATTGATGACCTGAACAATGCCCTCATCGAGAAAATGCTCGGTGAAGAACGGCTTAAAGAAATCCACGAGTATATTCAGGACAGGGATGTCAGCGCACCCCCGAACATCTCCGCAGAGGAGGGCTGGATCTCCGGGTATGCGCCTTTTGAGGGTGAAGCCTGGGGGGGCAGTGTCATTGGAGCGACATCTGTGCTCGTCCCACCGTGTGCGGCTGCAGATAGCATCTATGGCGATGAGCATCCGAGATATTTCCAGTGAGGGAAATTATGTCAAGGCAAGATTTCTTTAGAAAGGAACTCGTCACCGAATTGCGGCGGGTAGAAGCGATGATGCGAAAGGAAGAAAACATTGAGAAAAAAATTTACTATTTCTCTGCAGCATATGGCATTACTAATCGCACGCTCCGCTATGCATTCACTGATGACTACCTCATGGCTGATTTCGTCCTCAATACTTGTTATACGGGATTGATGGATCGGTTTAAACGCATTCGTTCCGGCGATAGCACAGTCCCACTTGAAGCGAGGCATTTTGAAAAAATTCAAGAAGGAATGAGGTTGCTTGCCGATGCTTTCGACGAAGGTACATCGATCCTCAAACCTCTCGAAGCCATACTGACCGCTACCTTCGCAACATCAGGCCCGGGGAATTATCTGCGGGAGAAAGGAGATCTACAGATCTAATCCAATAATCCCATTTTCAAAGATTTCCACTCCGTCAAAGATCTTTTTTTACAGCACCAGAAGAACGAAGCAGCCTGCTAACACATCCCGACGCTTGGCCCAAGAACGCCACCCGCCACGCCGCACCCTCACCCCCAGCCCAGGCAGTACGCCAGCACGACGACCAGCAACACCACGGTTCCGTTCCGGAGCACCGTCGAGACGAGCATGATCTCCGTTCCCGTCCGCACCCCGAAGATCGCGACGTAGGAAGAGCCGAGCCAGCGGATGCTCCGTGTCACGCTGGTGAGGACGTTGCCGACGAGCAGGGTGAGGAAGATCTGCTGCCAGGTCATATCCCCCGCGGCGAGCAGGGCAGTTTGCGCTGTACTCCGAGATGTTCATCCGGAGGACGTAAACGTCCTCCCGCGGGCCCGGCAAAACCTATATCTCCGGGCGGGAAAGGGGTCTTTATGCCGACCTGCAGCGACTGCGCCCTCTATGCGAAGAAGACCGGAACCGACGGAGAGTGCAGCATCAACGGCCCCGTTCCCGCCAACCGGGATGCCGGGCGGTGCCCTTCCCGGACGTTTCGGCCACGCGGATGATGTCGTGAGGCTTTGACTGATCGAACGGCATGCCTGTATCCACCGGGAGCGGATGCCTTTGCGTAGCCCGGCCGGAGTGACCGTTAGAATAGCGCCGGCATACGGCGAACGCTGCAATCGCAAACAATCAACGTTAATACTCCTCCGCACCACCGGATAATTATATGAAGGATCTCCGGCAGATCGCCAGGTCTCCTGTTCATGGGGGGTTCAAAGCCATCCGTGAGGAGGCGGCATGACGGCTGCACCCTACGTGCCGGAACCGCTGCCCCCGGCCGGCATCGACTGGGAGATCCATATCCCGCAGATTGCGTCGGCGAACCGCGCTCTCGCCCGGTACGACGGCATCCTCCAGGCGATCCCGAACCCCGAACTCCTCCTCTCGCCACTCCTGACACAGGAGGCGGTGCTCTCCTCGAAGATCGAGGGGACGCAGGCCTCGCTCGAGGACGTCCTGAGGTTCGAGGCGAATCCGCGGGAGCGGATCAACGACAGAACCCTTGCCGAGATCCAGGAGATCATCAACTACCGGGAGGGGCTGAACGTTGCGGTCGACGCCCTCAAGGCCCGGCGACTGGACACCGCTCTCGTCTGCAACCTGCACCGCATCCTGCTCGCCGACAGCCGGGGCATGGACAGGGAGCCGGGGTGCATCCGCACGATCCAGAACTTCATCGGCCGGGACGCTCACATCGAGCGCGCGATCTTCGTTCCGCCCGCACCGGAAAGGGTTCCCGGGGCGCTCGCGGACTGGGAGGCCTACCTGCACCGCGAGGAGAAAGACATCCTCGTCCAGCTCTCCATCCTGAAAGCGCAGTTCGAACTCATCCACCCGTTCTGCGACGGCAACGGGCGTATCGGGAGGATGCTCGTTCCGCTGATCATGTACGAGAAGGGGCTGATTGGAAGCCCGATGTTCTATATCAGCGCCTACCTCGAGCGAAACCGGCCGGTCTACTACGAACGGCTGCTCGCGGTCTCCCGCGAGGGGGACTGGAACGGCTGGATAACGTTCTTCCTCCACGCCATCGAGGAGCAGGCGGGGGCAAACGGCCGGAAAGCAAAGGCGATCCTCGACCTTTACGACGAGATGAAGCGGACGGTGCCGGAGGTGACCCGGTCGCAGTATGCCGTCGCCGCGATCGACGCGCTCTTTGCGACGCCGATCTTCATCCCATCCGAGTTTTACGAGCAGACCGGGATACCGAAGAAGACGGCAAACCGGCTCCTCCAGCAACTCCGGGAACAGGAGATCATCACCGTCGTCGCCGAGGGCGGGGGACGGCGTGCCACGACCTATATGGTTTCGCGCCTGCTTGCCATCACCGAAGAAGACCGGTTGTGAGTATTCTGATACCTGCAAACCCGGTTGCGCATATCAAAACCCCGATCCGGTATACACAAACCATAGTTCCGGGAACGTTTGTGGGTCATCTACGATCCGCAACGGCGTTTTTGGGACATGAACTCCGCAATATGGCCCACAAATGTCGTTGTGGGACACCGGCGACAGACAACGCCCGGCCGCCGGAACCGGGATCTGCAGCGCGGGGATGGCTGCATGAGGGTGGGAACAGGACAGCCGAAAGCGAATCTTTTCGATCCCGGAAGATAAAGATCTGCCATGGATGAAGAGACGGCCGCGATGCTCGACCACGTCAGAACAGCGCTCCCCGAATCCGGTGCGCATGGGTTCGACCACACCCTCCGGGTCGTGCGCCTCGCTGAAGAGATCGGTGCCCGCGAAGGTGCCGATATGGCGATCCTCATCCCGGCCGCCCTCTTCCACGACATCGCCCGGCCCCTCGAGGAGGAGACGGGCGCCCCCCACGAAGAAGAGGGAGCGCGGATGGCGGAGTCCTACCTCCGCTCTGTCCGCTATCCCGAAGACCATATCCCGGGCATCGTCCACGCCATCCGTGCGCACCGGTACTCCTCGGGCATCGCCCCACAGACACTGGAGGCCCGGGTGCTCTCGGATGCGGACAACCTGGACGCGATGGGTGCGGTCGGGATCGCGAGGACGTTTATGCAGGCCGCGACGCTCCGGCAG encodes:
- a CDS encoding PD-(D/E)XK nuclease family protein — protein: MSPAVLYRQLPGEGLDAFIAEFRKAATRDPFGTVFIVPTSHLAREIVRRLGEEGVPVVADTVTTLPGFARKVFLDYATSETLISGTESRLILARLLASGRYPLLSGTGAVDDLATLFEVILMRKVDYPTALGDLATAKCVEIARLFDAYRLFLDEHDLADEGTLLARVVRMLSDTGWFRTVYIYGLFEPMPRAGGSHHVRPQRTVFVYGLFEPMPLERDLLFALRESAEEFHYSIPYAGNPAVFADDGEWLRPDAVISGDAPGTHRSRLAALFSRFEPADCGGWIRLAERRDRLDEVRAIAQEIRDLVAAGVRPDEIAVAFPDFASALPYVEEVFPDFGVPYAASDGRPLSTSPLVRALLDVAAVPARGYRREGVVALATSPYLPITCGCELDVLSREARITAGAATWEKRLAALARAAGEERERPDTPESAKSRLAEKAASIESAQKIVGTLFADLSALEGTKSIADHIAAYRSLIERWQAPVMPEEGDPALLEEEARDLGGFAGTLTALERLARLLPDEKMPLMEFSSLLEQVAAGTRTASRRNSGGVQVIGVREVAHLTVPYLFVGGLVEGAMPRLTTRLPFTTDAETRRLGTRSREDILREERYYFTAALLSARSRVYLSYPAADGATPLVCSGFVDAVREAFSPEAWGSDEFPDSGLAAARRAGALLARGEFPVGMPCSLPVREAVNRLNIENYHRRAGYDSPYDGMLEDDPAIVTALAGRFGDGAVFSPTALETYADCPFRFYLERVLGLAPLPEADPDLTAQERGSLVHRIAYRFYSGWKCDGNGPVTGACYAGALQQLLDAGREETGRFGFETPAWVADKEHLLGSPAAGKGVLERFLLHETDIAASRFVPHAFEVSFGLPLVPGEVDALSTPDAIAIPLGEETIRLRGRVDRVDVLTDGRFMITDYKTGSSHPRLRDIEAGRALQLPLYLLAVERLTGMEGVAGTYYTLRRGEVKNQPVFWDAGLQDCFACFPGSQRNGVEDVREVVRTALAWTQRYLSGIRAGCFPPRSDAGPCPAYCGFKTVCRFDALRLLNAEVQIDGTD
- a CDS encoding winged helix-turn-helix domain-containing protein encodes the protein MARPFEGLFGNTCELRILEFLLPLSDLEFNVTELAEEAGVSRVTAGRVVKKFVAWGLLNVGAGKVPLYSINTDSSIVRRIDDLNNALIEKMLGEERLKEIHEYIQDRDVSAPPNISAEEGWISGYAPFEGEAWGGSVIGATSVLVPPCAAADSIYGDEHPRYFQ
- a CDS encoding Fic family protein, translated to MTAAPYVPEPLPPAGIDWEIHIPQIASANRALARYDGILQAIPNPELLLSPLLTQEAVLSSKIEGTQASLEDVLRFEANPRERINDRTLAEIQEIINYREGLNVAVDALKARRLDTALVCNLHRILLADSRGMDREPGCIRTIQNFIGRDAHIERAIFVPPAPERVPGALADWEAYLHREEKDILVQLSILKAQFELIHPFCDGNGRIGRMLVPLIMYEKGLIGSPMFYISAYLERNRPVYYERLLAVSREGDWNGWITFFLHAIEEQAGANGRKAKAILDLYDEMKRTVPEVTRSQYAVAAIDALFATPIFIPSEFYEQTGIPKKTANRLLQQLREQEIITVVAEGGGRRATTYMVSRLLAITEEDRL
- a CDS encoding HD domain-containing protein; this encodes MDEETAAMLDHVRTALPESGAHGFDHTLRVVRLAEEIGAREGADMAILIPAALFHDIARPLEEETGAPHEEEGARMAESYLRSVRYPEDHIPGIVHAIRAHRYSSGIAPQTLEARVLSDADNLDAMGAVGIARTFMQAATLRQEGNGSTRKGATGDLPEGEGVQETRRVSTGGIADATAHFHDKLLNLKDRMYTTTARNIAGERHALLVAFLAALEDESSPWRIKG